In a genomic window of Bacillus rossius redtenbacheri isolate Brsri chromosome 4 unlocalized genomic scaffold, Brsri_v3 Brsri_v3_scf4_2, whole genome shotgun sequence:
- the LOC134542473 gene encoding protein unzipped-like codes for MQVLAAALLVMAAALGRARAEMVHIRSKYDQLVTSSTLQWAPGERGSFPDHAVVGAHDVVRDADGLTADGEPAEPRQLPVYVCRARHAGTWVSGQLHPSRKTCDISLLDAVSRYDRYQVLQNTDEGARLSWVPWNHFLRLAPGAVAAGETLYVARGPRNPGDYELSHFLGKLDPKDGLGRLSVVTQAMEEKELSNGEVLVETEPVRYELTGVKFNTWRKRVSRAPLELANTTLRNGAAAVGVNVATVLDYQSNRSTYWGQGKALIKALPTSITLANGTALGEIKWGMPEAARFNETHSVEYFLEPGTAVNVTLRGNHTESEVPFSGKLVAVYEDGFTKERSIEGNRREVATLDVKPEFGPVYYIRNMSLVPTTTTTTTTTTTTTTTSTTTTEAAEPETTRRPKKPVERDGKTENTSMQSDEAQSLKEENLLKPQREAVVPVNTNNNNNNNPSERCGPAAAVVILACAIVHRIT; via the exons ATGCAGGTCCTGGCGGCGGCGCTGCTGGTGATGGCGGCGGCGCTGGGGCGGGCCCGCGCCGAGATGGTGCACATCCGCTCCAAGTACGACCAGCTGGTGACGTCGAGCACGCTGCAGTGGGCGCCCGGCGAGCGGGGCAGCTTCCCCGACCACGCCGTCGTCGGCGCGCACGACGTCGTCCGAG ACGCGGACGGGCTGACGGCCGACGGCGAACCCGCCGAGCCGCGGCAGCTGCCCGTGTACGTGTGCCGGGCGCGCCACGCCGGCACCTGGGTGTCGGGCCAGCTGCACCCCAGCAGGAAGACCTGCGACATCTCGCTGCTGGACGCGGTGTCGCGGTACGACCGCTACCAGGTGCTGCAGAACACCGACGAGGGGGCGCGCCTGTCCTGGGTGCCGTGGAACCACTTCCTGCGCCTCGCGCCGGGAGCCGTGGCCGCCGGCGAGACGCTGTACGTGGCCCGCGGCCCGCGCAACCCGGGCGACTACGAGCTGTCGCACTTCCTCGGCAAGCTGGACCCCAAGGACGGCCTGGGCAGGCTGTCCGTCGTCACTCAG GCCATGGAGGAGAAGGAGCTGTCCAACGGCGAGGTGCTGGTGGAGACGGAGCCGGTGCGCTACGAGCTGACGGGAGTCAAGTTCAACACGTGGCGCAAGCGGGTGAGCCGCGCGCCGCTGGAGCTGGCCAACACCACGCTGCGCAACGGCGCGGCGGCCGTCGGCGTGAACGTGGCCACCGTGCTGGACTACCAGAGCAACCGCTCCACCTACTGGGGGCAGGGCAAGGCGCTCATCAAGGCGCTGCCCACCTCCATCACGCTGGCCAACGGCACGGCGCTGGGCGAGATCAAGTGGGGCATGCCCGAGGCGGCGCGCTTCAACGAGACGCACAG CGTGGAGTACTTCCTGGAGCCGGGCACCGCGGTCAACGTGACCCTGAGGGGCAACCACACCGAGAGCGAGGTGCCCTTCTCCGGCAAGCTGGTGGCGGTGTACGAGGACGGCTTCACGAAGGAGCGCAGCATCGAGGGCAACCGGAGGGAGGTGGCCACGCTGGACGTGAAGCCGGAGTTCGGCCCGGTGTACTACATCCGCAACATGTCGCTGGTgcccaccacgaccaccaccaccacgacgaCGACCACGACCACGACGACCTCGACCACGACGACGGAGGCCGCCGAGCCGGAGACCACCCGGAGGCCCAAGAAGCCCGTGGAGCGGGATGGCAAGACGGAGAACACCAGCATGCAGTCGGACGAGGCGCAGTCCCTCAAGGAGGAGAACCTGCTGAAGCCCCAGAGGGAGGCGGTGGTCCCGGTcaacaccaacaacaacaacaacaacaacccgaGCGAGAGGTGCGGCCCGGCGGCGGCGGTGGTCATCCTCGCCTGCGCCATCGTCCACAGGATAACATAG